Proteins encoded in a region of the Cytobacillus pseudoceanisediminis genome:
- a CDS encoding GNAT family N-acetyltransferase: protein MYCIDSDDKEYWIYRLMIDAKHQSKGYGKEAMEKLIERIKQDQEHKVIYLSFEPENNLAKGLYEKLGFEADGRIIDGEIVYKITY from the coding sequence ATGTATTGCATAGATTCTGACGATAAGGAATATTGGATATACCGCCTGATGATTGACGCGAAGCACCAGTCAAAAGGGTATGGAAAAGAGGCCATGGAGAAGCTGATCGAGCGGATTAAACAGGATCAAGAGCATAAGGTGATTTATTTAAGCTTTGAGCCAGAAAACAATCTGGCGAAGGGGTTGTATGAAAAATTGGGCTTTGAAGCCGATGGCCGGATAATTGATGGGGAAATCGTTTATAAGATAACGTATTAA
- a CDS encoding HNH endonuclease has protein sequence MNQYLQKMAVIFQSGNLSLTHYQPKTLSWKDFHEEISNPNPESEQSILHDMAEGVIEGASKAIEDTWEGLKSTYELGRTIMGPFSPLFLGNEFLFNRDQLLENQRKHREFYLGILNDPIGKARQALDMPKYIWSAVSSAWERDVINGSAKSRTAFFTYGLTSLGIGILGDKGIGKAGTIAKTVGQAGKGEKALSIYTPVQTPAMAGGRLAQGPVPYNVLNDPFTKIKAVTDDVFGVKGTGKSNLEVQFTKEQLATKPSYSPAPDKWTKKGGKVTIDEDGTWVYTNKKGQTVRYPDGYPDFTEYAHPTVKPVEIEIANPTNRPLDYKNANVEAGLSKDSDPPVPALDKPPVGYIWHHHQNGKTMILVDKDIHRQFTHTGGVSTVNGKK, from the coding sequence ATGAACCAGTACCTCCAAAAAATGGCGGTCATATTCCAAAGCGGCAACTTATCTCTAACCCATTATCAGCCAAAAACTCTTTCCTGGAAGGATTTCCATGAGGAAATATCGAATCCCAATCCAGAAAGCGAGCAAAGTATCCTTCATGATATGGCTGAAGGAGTCATCGAGGGTGCATCCAAAGCTATAGAAGATACATGGGAAGGACTGAAGTCAACCTATGAGCTGGGACGGACCATCATGGGGCCGTTCAGTCCGTTGTTTTTGGGCAATGAATTTCTGTTTAACCGTGACCAGCTTCTTGAAAACCAAAGGAAGCATCGGGAATTTTATTTAGGCATTTTAAATGACCCCATAGGAAAAGCACGCCAGGCTCTGGATATGCCGAAATATATATGGTCCGCTGTCTCAAGTGCCTGGGAGCGAGATGTCATAAATGGTAGTGCCAAGAGCCGGACAGCCTTCTTTACCTATGGCCTGACTTCCCTGGGAATTGGCATTCTTGGGGATAAGGGGATTGGGAAAGCTGGAACCATTGCTAAGACAGTTGGCCAGGCTGGTAAAGGAGAGAAGGCACTTTCTATTTACACGCCGGTTCAGACACCGGCCATGGCTGGAGGGAGACTGGCTCAGGGGCCTGTGCCGTATAATGTTCTTAATGATCCGTTTACGAAGATTAAGGCGGTGACTGATGATGTGTTTGGGGTTAAGGGTACGGGTAAAAGTAATTTAGAAGTCCAATTTACCAAAGAACAACTTGCCACTAAACCGTCATATTCGCCTGCCCCGGATAAATGGACAAAGAAAGGCGGTAAAGTGACAATTGATGAAGATGGCACTTGGGTGTATACAAATAAAAAGGGACAGACTGTAAGGTATCCTGATGGTTATCCAGACTTCACTGAATATGCACATCCAACTGTTAAGCCGGTAGAAATTGAAATTGCAAATCCAACCAATCGTCCATTGGATTATAAAAATGCTAATGTAGAGGCAGGATTAAGTAAAGATTCTGATCCTCCTGTGCCCGCATTAGATAAGCCACCTGTGGGATATATCTGGCATCATCATCAAAATGGGAAAACGATGATTCTAGTAGATAAAGATATTCATAGACAATTTACTCATACGGGAGGAGTATCGACAGTTAATGGAAAAAAATAA
- a CDS encoding GyrI-like domain-containing protein — translation MADYTLEEKEGFTVLGIGTELKSDYTDYAGINKEKADFWQAVKQDGRLDKLKAIAANDYIFTVNEAVNNKMMHYAGVMTEESLPEASRLIQFPKGEYIVVKGEAETAEMLSNMLTGMAFGQVLPEATNVAYVGGPNAAVEMGQRNGLVFGEMWIPVVRK, via the coding sequence ATGGCAGATTATACTCTGGAAGAAAAAGAAGGCTTTACGGTTTTAGGCATCGGAACTGAACTGAAGAGCGATTACACAGACTATGCCGGCATCAATAAGGAAAAGGCGGATTTTTGGCAGGCAGTTAAACAGGATGGCAGGCTTGATAAATTAAAAGCTATTGCCGCAAATGATTACATTTTTACCGTGAACGAAGCGGTGAATAACAAGATGATGCATTATGCCGGCGTCATGACAGAGGAGTCGCTCCCAGAAGCATCCAGACTGATCCAATTCCCTAAAGGAGAATACATCGTTGTTAAAGGGGAAGCCGAGACAGCTGAAATGTTGAGCAATATGCTTACCGGCATGGCCTTTGGTCAAGTCTTGCCGGAAGCAACAAATGTTGCCTATGTTGGCGGGCCCAATGCAGCGGTTGAAATGGGCCAGCGAAATGGCTTAGTATTTGGTGAAATGTGGATTCCTGTTGTTAGGAAATAG
- a CDS encoding HNH/ENDO VII family nuclease: protein MESKVELHHLVQKEPGGMVEIAELTHDKYDSTLHGLVENGKSFRNNPELEKMYNNFRSNYWKMRASE, encoded by the coding sequence GTGGAAAGTAAAGTTGAATTACACCATTTAGTTCAAAAAGAACCTGGTGGAATGGTTGAAATTGCGGAGTTAACTCATGATAAATACGATTCGACGCTACATGGTTTAGTTGAAAATGGAAAAAGTTTTAGGAATAATCCAGAACTCGAAAAAATGTATAATAACTTTAGAAGTAACTATTGGAAAATGCGTGCTAGTGAGTAA
- a CDS encoding SMI1/KNR4 family protein, with product MNERIIKMIEKYGEEDDFFGEVSEEYINKAEERLKVKFPRSYRNFIKKYGSGGICGVELEGVQGNLGASVVNATERWRKLGLGLNLIVLEDSGEFVRCMYSADIKDDRVFSWERAGTDLHPRYNTFDDYVIDIFQEGIDNW from the coding sequence ATGAATGAAAGAATTATAAAGATGATCGAAAAATATGGTGAAGAAGATGATTTTTTTGGAGAAGTATCAGAAGAATATATTAATAAGGCTGAAGAAAGACTTAAAGTTAAATTTCCTCGAAGTTACCGCAATTTTATAAAAAAATATGGTTCGGGAGGAATATGTGGAGTGGAGCTTGAAGGTGTTCAGGGGAATTTAGGAGCATCTGTAGTTAATGCAACAGAGAGATGGAGAAAATTAGGGTTGGGTTTGAACTTAATTGTTTTAGAGGACTCGGGAGAATTTGTTAGATGTATGTATAGTGCAGATATTAAAGATGACAGAGTATTTAGTTGGGAAAGGGCGGGGACAGATTTACACCCAAGGTATAATACATTTGACGACTATGTAATAGACATATTTCAAGAAGGAATTGATAACTGGTAA
- a CDS encoding helix-turn-helix transcriptional regulator, with amino-acid sequence MKKVERINVMMRYINNRAHFTISEIMREFNISRSTAIRDIREIEAMGMPLVAEVGRDGGYFVMNNSVLPTVRFTDNEIKALFIAFMATRNLQLPYLKSRQSLAEKLIGLISEAQQEDIVLLNKILLFEGTNPNNPDLLELSDLPHPMLEKLIQTLLLDRYLLITINEEKEIRSYPIYLLHLYREKSIWLIEGFDLKEGKKQIFPVDNLTSVEPYPVNKRVSRKNIIEKISKQEEVINLVLELGPQAIAQFKKYHPLKVSISYTNPYQTTAVLKTFINVNNSEELTEMTNWLLFLGGDIKVREMPEEILEGLQERLGLFCP; translated from the coding sequence ATGAAAAAAGTTGAACGGATTAATGTGATGATGCGGTATATCAATAACCGCGCCCACTTTACTATTTCTGAAATCATGCGGGAATTTAACATCTCCCGTTCAACGGCTATTAGAGATATTCGGGAAATTGAAGCCATGGGGATGCCGCTTGTCGCTGAAGTTGGCAGGGATGGGGGTTATTTTGTCATGAACAATTCTGTCCTGCCCACTGTCCGCTTTACTGATAATGAAATCAAAGCACTGTTTATTGCCTTTATGGCTACAAGAAACCTTCAGCTCCCTTATCTAAAGAGCCGTCAGTCTTTAGCTGAAAAATTAATCGGCCTCATCTCAGAAGCCCAGCAGGAAGACATTGTTCTATTAAATAAAATCCTGCTGTTTGAAGGGACCAACCCCAATAATCCCGACCTGCTTGAACTGTCGGACCTCCCTCATCCGATGCTGGAGAAACTCATCCAAACCCTTCTTTTGGATAGATATTTATTGATTACCATTAACGAAGAGAAGGAAATCAGGTCTTATCCCATTTATCTCTTGCACCTTTATCGTGAAAAAAGCATCTGGCTGATTGAAGGCTTTGACTTAAAGGAAGGAAAGAAACAAATTTTCCCCGTGGACAATCTCACCAGCGTCGAACCATATCCTGTGAACAAAAGAGTAAGCAGAAAAAATATTATAGAAAAAATAAGCAAGCAGGAGGAAGTAATCAATCTTGTCCTTGAACTCGGTCCACAGGCGATTGCCCAGTTCAAAAAATACCATCCTTTAAAAGTATCCATTTCTTATACAAATCCTTACCAAACGACAGCCGTTCTAAAGACTTTTATCAATGTCAATAATTCAGAAGAACTGACCGAAATGACCAATTGGCTGCTTTTCCTCGGAGGGGATATCAAGGTCAGGGAGATGCCGGAAGAAATCTTAGAAGGTTTACAAGAGAGATTAGGCTTATTCTGCCCATAA
- a CDS encoding helix-turn-helix domain-containing protein, producing the protein MSMADKSNEIGQLLKSLLKERSLSMRKFSQMTGVDTAVISKIINGKRKANPEHLERFADYFGVSISRFYESAGYPIDPKQTELNESIGYIQAVLESTSLVDKEFRLEDVKQELEKYQQFSQTKEGAKTIQSKFEEKVEKVGSIGPFIHYLKDMYGKFSMRSGNKLELAMMGGALLYFITAVDCIPDYVFPVGYIDDALVINWVMNGLSLKK; encoded by the coding sequence ATGAGTATGGCAGATAAAAGCAATGAAATAGGCCAGCTGCTTAAGAGCTTACTGAAGGAGCGGTCTTTATCCATGAGGAAATTCAGTCAGATGACTGGAGTCGATACGGCGGTCATATCAAAAATTATTAATGGAAAACGAAAAGCGAACCCCGAGCATTTGGAGCGGTTTGCGGATTATTTTGGAGTATCAATCTCCCGGTTTTATGAGAGCGCAGGGTACCCTATAGATCCAAAGCAGACGGAACTGAATGAGTCGATTGGCTATATTCAGGCTGTTCTTGAATCCACAAGTTTAGTAGATAAAGAGTTTCGGCTGGAAGATGTGAAGCAGGAACTTGAAAAATACCAGCAGTTCTCTCAAACCAAGGAAGGGGCCAAAACCATTCAGTCCAAGTTTGAGGAGAAGGTGGAGAAAGTGGGGAGCATCGGTCCCTTTATTCATTATTTAAAGGACATGTACGGGAAATTCTCTATGCGGAGCGGGAATAAGCTGGAGCTTGCTATGATGGGCGGGGCACTCCTCTATTTTATCACGGCCGTTGACTGTATCCCGGATTATGTCTTTCCGGTCGGTTATATAGACGATGCACTGGTCATCAATTGGGTGATGAATGGACTGTCGCTGAAAAAATAA
- a CDS encoding amino acid permease: protein MANKELKRGLESRHIQMIALGGTIGVGLFMGSASTIQWTGPSVLLAYITAGIFIYFIMRAMGEMLYLEPNTGSFATFGYKYIHPLAGYLTAWSNWFQWVIVGMAEIIAVGAYMQYWFPDLPAWIPGIIAMVMLGAANLISVKSFGEFEFWFSLIKVVTIILMIIAGFGLIFFGIGNGGEAIGFSNLWEHGGFFTGGWTGFFFALSLVIGAYQGVELIGITAGEAKDPRKTLTSAIQSIIWRILIFYIGAILVIVTVYPWDQLQSVGSPFVATFAKVGITAAAGIINFVVITAAMSGCNSGIYSAGRMLYTLGVNGQAPKFFTKISSQGVPIVGTMGVLIGLAVGVVLSYIAPENLFVYVYSASVLPGMVPWFVILISQIKFRKAKGAEMDKHPFKMPFAPVTNYLTIAFLLMVLVGMWLNDDTRISLIAGIVFLGIVTLSYFAFGIGKRVPRDSGEDKEAA from the coding sequence GTGGCAAACAAAGAATTGAAGAGAGGCTTAGAATCACGTCACATTCAGATGATTGCTCTGGGTGGTACGATTGGTGTCGGCTTATTTATGGGATCAGCAAGCACCATTCAATGGACAGGACCGTCTGTGCTTCTTGCTTATATAACTGCAGGGATTTTTATCTACTTCATCATGCGTGCCATGGGGGAAATGTTGTATTTAGAGCCTAACACGGGGTCCTTTGCCACATTTGGCTATAAGTATATTCATCCATTGGCTGGGTATTTGACTGCCTGGAGCAACTGGTTTCAATGGGTAATAGTCGGGATGGCTGAAATTATTGCCGTCGGTGCCTACATGCAATACTGGTTTCCTGACTTGCCTGCGTGGATACCGGGTATCATTGCCATGGTGATGCTGGGAGCCGCGAATTTAATATCCGTTAAATCATTTGGTGAATTTGAATTTTGGTTTTCCTTGATTAAAGTTGTAACGATCATCTTAATGATCATTGCCGGTTTTGGGCTTATTTTCTTCGGAATTGGCAATGGAGGTGAGGCAATTGGTTTTTCTAATCTTTGGGAGCATGGCGGATTCTTTACAGGCGGATGGACAGGCTTTTTCTTTGCCCTATCCCTTGTAATTGGAGCGTATCAAGGCGTTGAACTAATTGGAATTACAGCAGGGGAAGCAAAAGACCCCAGGAAAACGCTTACGAGTGCAATTCAAAGTATCATTTGGCGGATTTTGATTTTCTATATAGGGGCTATTTTGGTGATTGTAACTGTATATCCTTGGGATCAGCTTCAATCGGTCGGAAGCCCATTTGTGGCTACTTTTGCAAAAGTAGGAATTACTGCGGCTGCAGGAATTATTAACTTTGTTGTTATTACAGCGGCGATGTCCGGCTGCAACAGCGGTATTTATAGTGCAGGTCGTATGCTTTATACGTTAGGAGTAAATGGGCAGGCACCTAAATTCTTTACGAAAATATCTTCTCAAGGTGTACCGATTGTCGGTACTATGGGTGTACTGATTGGTTTAGCGGTTGGTGTTGTTTTAAGCTATATTGCACCAGAAAATTTATTTGTCTATGTATACAGTGCAAGTGTTCTTCCAGGTATGGTTCCATGGTTTGTCATCTTAATCAGCCAAATTAAGTTTAGAAAAGCAAAAGGAGCTGAAATGGACAAGCATCCATTCAAAATGCCTTTTGCTCCTGTGACCAATTATTTAACCATCGCATTTTTATTGATGGTATTAGTGGGAATGTGGCTGAATGATGATACCCGGATCTCGCTGATCGCAGGTATTGTTTTTCTGGGAATTGTAACTTTAAGTTATTTCGCTTTTGGAATAGGAAAGCGTGTACCACGAGATTCTGGAGAAGATAAAGAAGCAGCTTAA
- a CDS encoding SMI1/KNR4 family protein has translation MVKIEGSHKKLTIEEIKQFEIDNGVKLTEKYTEFLLKWNGGYPKESIFTISDKMGKSVLNVFNGIGEMYDNLEKVIDIYEYRLAKGFIPIADDPVGNVICLGTEEPFYDKIYFWDHEQEPEDPDDMSNMYFLANDIDEFLDNLYEDTEE, from the coding sequence ATGGTCAAAATTGAAGGTTCTCATAAGAAACTTACTATAGAAGAAATTAAACAGTTTGAAATAGATAATGGTGTGAAATTAACAGAAAAATACACTGAATTTTTACTTAAATGGAATGGTGGATACCCGAAAGAAAGTATATTTACTATTTCAGATAAAATGGGAAAAAGTGTTTTGAATGTATTTAATGGTATAGGTGAAATGTACGATAATCTAGAAAAAGTTATAGATATATACGAATATAGGCTTGCTAAAGGCTTTATACCAATAGCAGATGATCCAGTAGGCAATGTTATATGCTTAGGTACGGAGGAACCTTTTTACGACAAGATTTATTTTTGGGATCATGAACAGGAACCTGAAGACCCAGATGATATGAGTAATATGTATTTTTTAGCAAATGATATTGATGAATTTTTAGATAATTTATATGAGGACACAGAAGAATAA